ATCGACCTCTGATCGTTCACCCTAAAGGTGCGAACCCGGTTGGTGCAccgcgcaaaacaaaaaatcacattacCAAAGAGTCTTTCAATGAAGTAAACTATGCATACGTTTCCGGAATGCGCTCCTTCCTATCGATCTTATCGAGCTCGTGCAAAGGAATGCTTCCGGAAGATGGGAAAATGGTGTTAGCTTCCAGGgcaaaatattaaagaaaTCGCGTGCTACAGTTGTTCACGCAACGCAAAccatgttgtgtgttgtgtacgtAACGCGtagacaaacacacaattaTTATGCttcgatggttttgatttCTTCCTTTGCAAAAAAACGAGGAATGAAACATGTTCCAAACGTTGATTTGTGaagattgtttttccttttttagaTTAGGGCTATTGCATGTAGATTATAAGGTGCTTCACATAACGCACATTCATCTTATTCATCGTGTGCCACATCATCTAATGGTAGGGAGGAAAAGGTTTAGCTCCAAACATGGAAAGCAAGCATAGACAGTAAGGAAACGGTCACTTTATGGCACACTCGACACAGCTCGAGTTCAAAGCAAACCCTCCAAGTGTTATCCAACGAAACGTGGACTGTTGTCTAGTGTCAGGTACAATGGGCCACGATTCGTGCACTGGACGGCCATTATGTGTTGcagggttgttgtttttgttcctcccAGGTTTAGCAATGATCCCTCATGAGGAATCCTTTCGTTTAGTGAAGAACGTAGGATAGGatccaaaaaataaaaacccccgAGCAGTTCGAAACGTTCGCACTGAACGAACATATCTACCACACTCTGCACAACAGTGCAGCGGAAAGATGAATGTATTTAAACCTATTTACATATAAGAAGGCGTTTTACATCTTCACACCAGCTAAGAATGGCTTCTCctgtaagtgtttttttgtgttttatcgaAGCACCATGCAAAACTATTtacaaaagcaaaccaaaaaaaaaaaacacacacaagaagaTAATTAAACATTCTGAAAGCAAGCACATAATggcattaaagaaaaacatatcaATGTATGAATTTAAGCATTAAAATTTAAGAATATTTGCATTATACCTATATACACGTATACGCATATAATTGCGCCCCTCCCCACAAACATATCCATAACATATGAATATATGTATTGCACCAGCTGTGAAGCTATCAGTAAGATGCTGACACAATCCTAACCTTACAAAACTGAAACATATCAGATGAAGAATTTAATTGTTGCATccgcaaaacaaattaagaaaaaaaaaacaaatacacacactcaaacaaaCTTCACACTAGATGtctatatttaaaaacaaccatttaagaaaaatgaacaagatggattaaatattataaaaaaaaacatatcaaaaACCAGTATTCCACAACATAAGAGCATATAAATATGAGCATAAGATACCGGTTAGATAAGGTGAAACATACCCAGCGTGACATTTTGCGGGGTGagaaatggaatgaaacgaTACAATCATGTTGTTACATTTTGATACATTATTGTCTATACATCACAAAATAGGGGATGACCCCACTTTTGCAGTAACAAGAATGGGTAACAAAACCACCACGGTTTCTTCCTGTGTTTCCCCTCCCCCAAATCACACACATATCAAATCGTGAGCGAGCTAGTGTAAGCCTCGTACGTAACACATATCACCAACCCATGCGGGAGACTCTTGAGTGTACGAAGGCACCATTTTGTGCGCATCCTGTCAACGCGATATGGTTCGCCCGGTGAAGTAAGGATAAAAACGTAGGTCAGACGTATACCATGATACATAAAGTGCATATCAAtcttttgatttcttttctttaaacCTTCCTTTGGTGCGCGTTAAACATTCCACATGTTCCGGTGTAATGGGTTGATAAAATCAACTGATCCCGGCATTGTTCAACTCATCCGTGTACCGTTTTAGAAGCAAAatgttatggtttttttttgtttagataTCTGTAAGATATATCTTTAACCATCATTCAAAACGATTTAGAAAGTTCACAGcataaaagaagcaaaaatcacacacatatCCAAACATATCATTAGACGGTAAGCACCATTTGTCATATTGCAtcccattttcccttttctttccatcATTGTTCTGTCGCTACGATGGAAAAGAGAGGTTTATTTTGTAAGTGTAAATCAAAATGCTACGGTGTGCCCAGCAGAACACGAAAGTCCACATGTACCCTActatatctatatatatatatatatatatactgcTAGTTGTGTATGTAAGCCCCACGGTGGACCGGCTAATCCGGCCAcacgttttccttttccgatCGATGTCAATTAaggtttattatttaaattgcgACAAAACAAGGCAACATAATGCACAATACATGCAAGCTTGATGTGATCGCACATCAAGGACGTCTCGATGCACTGTCGATGTCAATCTCACCTAAaccactaacacacacacacacacactacagGATAAGTTTCCTTGATGTTGCACAACAATCAATAAGCCGAATTCTCGTTACTAATACGAACAGTTTTCCcgaaataatacaaaacaaaaaacgaactgTTACTACACTTATGAAAAACAGAAGATTAAACCCAAGCTGTCAAACTTTTGTACAGAAAATGTTACGAAAAATCTTGCACACAACACGCATGCAAATGTAATGTTTCTCTTGGTGCGATGAAGCATAGCCACGTATTCTGATATGTGAGCTAGTTACGGTAAATTCTTTCATTGACGGGAGGATGTTAAGAGTGTTGAATAGAAGAAGGAAATGAGGCGAGGAAATGGATTTATTATACGAACATTTCCAAGTTAGCGTTATGCTGCTTTAACGAAGCAACGCCGAGAGAGGATCACTACAACAAACAGTTCACATTAATATTACATGCTCATGCACTATAGGAAGAATATGCACAGACAGTGTACGAGACACACTTTTGAGCTCCTTACTCTTTTTCCAAGGATTACATTTTCCGACATCAGGGAAGGGAGTTAAAGATATTAAGAGTTACTCGTTAGCACAGCTACTCTTTGGATATTGTAAGAACGTTTTCACAGAAGAAAATCCTTTCGTGTTACTGCGCTGTTGGAACTCGTGAAAggttttttgatgttttattttatacctTCAGTTCATCACCACTAGTATGGAGAGGTCTTGAACCATCGGGAAAGTCAAACACAAGTCTGTTAAGAAATTTCTTGTTCTTGCGTTCAAATGAATGTGTCTAAGCTGTTAAGCACGATTACGACACGCCAACAATATACTAAAACCATATAAAACACTCGACGGAACGAGTTCAGCGGCGTATCTTTTTCAAAACCCGTCTTCACACCTTTAGATGTGTCTTGTTGTGAGTAAGTGTGTGCATGTTGcaaatgtatgtgtgtctgtgtgcatGTTTAAAACCCATCATTTTCCCGTCCCACGTGCTAGTGGAAGAATGAACCAAAACGAACGATCGTACTTTGCCTTGGGCTGAGTGTGCAAGGCTACGAGCTACTGATCTGAACTTAAGTGTAGCTTCAATCACTCTCTATTTCGGTGTTCTTGTTGCTCGCAACGCGGTGGCAGCTAATGTGAAACGGAACGGTACGAGAAATGTGCACAGAACATGTATTAAaccgaaacaacagcaaaaaaaaccatgatcATTATCATCGTATTTGTATACACTAAACAGCAAATCGAATAACTCAAGCATGACTCTCAACACTGTGTCAATATGTGAAGCGAATCGGGAGGGACGTACTTTCCCAATTTGAAGCGCAACATTGGCGTGCGTATATGATGCAGGAGAAGAATTCAAATTTACGCAAACACCCATTGAACACAACCCCATATATAGTACATAGTACTGCAGGCAAAGAAGCAAACTACTGTTACTCTAATTGTTCGTTTATTTAAGATACGTAAAAGCTTGTTGTTATTGAACCGATTTTCACAAGTTCTCAAGAAATTACAAGATtataaagaaaagaaggaaaaaacaagataagcaagaaaaaaaaacaccgtaaATCTCATcaagataaagaaaaaaaaatcaaccaacaaAGATGCATCCGATAGTCTGCATGATAGCACGATCCAATGAACCACAAAGAAAATAGTATTGGAATGATgaacaaactaaacaaaaacacacacacaaccaatgCAAAATAGCGACAAACAAACCTGTAACGTAAGCGCGTAGCACTAGAGATGTATACAAAACatgaaatgtaacaaaaatgtagcaaaaaaaaaagacaaaccaTCGGCAATCTGTGAGCTAGTACAGTAGAAAACTGAAACCCCATAGCAAACAGCAATAGCAACTAGTGAAACACGTAGCTTCCGCAGCTAGAGCACCCATCCGGAGTGGAACTGTTCCGAGGTGTACCCAGGACGAGGCAGGTTGTCGAAAATGGAGTTATATTTGTATTTGCAGGAAATAAAGTGCATGGCTGCAGTTAGCAGACCTACCATCATGCAGCACTTTGGTGGAAACTAGTGAAGTGAGGTAAGGATGCAATTGGGTAGCTAATATCGATGCAAATGAATGCATACAATATGCATCAAGTGGAAGTGGTGAGATGTGCAACTTTAGCTTCAAGAGCGATATTGAAATCGGTGCATAATGTGTGAACGAAAATAGGGAGAAGATATAGAAGCAGTGAAAGCAAGagcgagagatagagagagaaagatggaATGATGAGCCATAAATGCGATGCtgaataataaagaaattttCCCCGATTTGATTCGGCAAGCcaatttcgttcgtttttgtgttgtatttgTGTTGGGAAATATTCATGACGCCATTTTGGGCTGCAAggtaagcaaataaaattagaTAAGTTAATACACTTGGAATTGTTCCTTTcatgtttcaaaatttctaacaTATCGTCAAATGCGTAAGTATTGATGCGTCAAATGCGTAAGTAAGTATACGCcagaatgtatgcaattgacATTACTTTGATCGTTTTTTAGTTATGTAAACCTTCATCAGCTGTAAACAGAACTTTTTTCACGAAACACATAGTGCGGttcgcagcgaaaaaaaacaaaatattcgtTCGTTAACCGTAACGGGTGAACTTGACTTTATTTCTCACATGTCTTTATCTCGGAATGATTGCTTTTACAAGGCTATATGATATTAACGTGAGAAGTACGATGAATCTTCACTTACACAAAACCAATAGACTCTAACTTAGCGCTTTGATGATCTGTAAATATCTGCCTGTAACTCAAGAGCCTATCGTTGCGAACAGTTTCGTTAAGTTCCAGGCACCATTTGCCGTATTCCAGTACAGCCTCCAGTCCGAAGTTTGTGGTTTTCGCTTATTCGTTTGGACCTGTGAAAACAATTAGCATAACAACAATCCGGTTGAAAAGTGTTCCGTTCCGCCCAAGCAACTTGAGCAGCCGTGAGGTGATTCCGTCATGGTGGCGGATTGCTTGCGTTGATAGTGACCCCGAGGGTACACCTGCCAGTGTGTGTCATTTCCGCGCCAAGTGCAACGTGGCTGTGCCTTTGGGCTGCAGTCGTCGTGCCATTTGCTGTGTAGCCAAGTGAAAAGAGACGTGAAATGAAGCGAACTGAAACGTTTGCCAAAGTAACGAGAGCAACAACCCGTACAGCTAAGCGACAGAACAATGCACAGGACACAGCACAGGACACGGCAACAGGTCACAGACAACGGACAAAACATATCCGACGTTTAGACACGTCGGGACGAGAACATTTGCAACATGGAAATGACACTTCCGATCCGTAGTAGCATATGAGCAAGGAAAAGGACAGCGAAACAGTGGTTGGGCCCAGAGCGACACAAACACGTCGGGCGTTACCCTTCCTTTTTCCTTACCCTGCCACTGTTATGCACCGTCGGAATACGTGCACACTCACGAAACCTCCATCTTATTCACCTGTCATAACCTCCATGAATTCTGGAACGAGATGAAAAATGGGTTTGTTAGTGACGGTGCTTTCCCGCAATGGTGCTCGTCACCGGTTGCATCATTAGCCGCTGTTACCTTCAAAGTCAACCGTGCCCGACCCATCGGCATCAATCTCATCTACGATGTCATCCAGCTCGTTCTCGGGTACCGCACCGTCCAGCTCTCGTAGGATCGCCTTGAACGAGTTCACTGGAATGAAACCCGTACCTGTGGCAGAGCGAACAGGGTTAATTAGCACCGCTGGATGTCGCTCAAGTTGTACAAATTACACCTACCATCCTTATCGTACAGCATGAACACTTCGCGAAGCTCGGCCCGCAATACGTCGTAGTCTTCCTCTGGCTCCACGTAATTCGATGCCAATTCGATAAACTCCTCGAACTCGATCTGTCCCGATTCGTCCTCATCGTAGTCCTCCATCACCTCCTTAAGCTCCTCCTCGGACAACGCGTATCCCAGCAGTTCCATGATCGTACCGATCACTTCCAGCGAGATGCTGCCCTTCTTCTCAATATCGAACGCATCGAAGGCATCCTTCAGGACTGTTTGGAGTACAAAGCCAAAGCTTCACAATACTGGGGACTTTACGTCAATTCGAGTTTGATCTTACTTTTCATTTGATCCTTGCTCAATTCTGCCTTCTCCATTGTTTCTTAGATGACCGTGagtttgaaacgaaaaaacaaatgaacgtTAAGCTTCCTTGACCACTATCACAACACTGACCGTGACCGTGCGGTGTTGGGCGTCctttttaaaaaagaacatcACACCCGTTCCCGAAGGCTATTACAATCGCTTGCGGGTGAAATGCTTATGGGTTGCGATTGCACTGCTCTATTTCGAATGCACCTGCGACAGCATCAGCTGCATCTCAGTAAACAGTATTGATTGTTTCGATGACACACGCCTCATGATATGGTGACGTCACACGTGATCAAACACAAGGAAATCGCAATACGTTGGCGGCGGAATGCAAGTTGCATACTTTTACTTGACCTCGCGGGGGTGAGGGTGGCGACCATATGGTGATCGAGTCTTCGATACAGAGCTCAGCCATTTGATTTGTGCTATGCATGAGTATGTCGAAAACGATCGACTGCCAAACATGGTTTATACACATGTGAAAAAAATCCTGTACaaaataattttgataatcaatttaataataattttaaaataactgAAAAGAGTTTCTTTCAATCCTTAATTTGAGGAAGCAACAtggataaataattaaaatttgttttgttttgtcattttaTTGTGTTTCTATCGACATGATAGATAAATACATTGTCCGATAAGGGTACCCTGAGAACGTGGATGGTAAGAGGAATACATATCTCATGTCTGATGTTGTTCACTGTTGCGTTTAAATGTGTTATGTTTGGTGTGACTGTAGCCTCCATattgattgttatttgttatgtgTTTGTGATGGTGGAGTATGCGTTTTGTAATATATTGACGTCGTCCTAACCTGAAACAGACGATACTGGATATTGCGCTCATATTGTATTACATTTATTCACCAGTCATCACTTCCATGAATTCtgcgaaaaaaaatgacataaaaGAGACAATATTATCTAACAATTCGTCACACCCATTACATCGTGATCGTTTACCTTCAAAATCAACCGTTCCCGAACCATCCGCATCAATTTCATCGATGATATCATCCAGCTCATTTTCCGGCACAGCACCATCCAACTCCTGGAGAATCTTCTTGAATATGTCGACCGGAATGAAACCCGTTCCTGCGAACAAGCCACCACGTGTAAAACACACCTCTCAAATCTCGCCGaccctccagcagcagcacatgTCGCTTACCGTTCTTGTCGTACATCATGAACACTTCACGTAGTTCGGCTCGCAACACATCGTAATCCTCTTCTGGCTCGACAAAGTTGGACGCTAGTTCCAGAAACTCGTCGAACTCAATCTGGCCCGATTCGTCCACATCGTACTCCTCCATCACCTCCGTCAGCTCTTCCTCCGATAGAGTTTGTCCGAGCAGCTCCAGAATGGTACCAACCACCTCCACCGAGATGCTACCCTTCTTCTCGATGTCGAATGCCTCGAAGGCTTCCTTCAGGACTAGCAGTACATTGTAGTTTGTTAATTAATCCTTCAAATCCTTCGATGAAATGGCTATGTCTATGCGATAAGGAAACTTACTTTTCATTTGATCCTTGCTTAACTCCGACTTGTTCATGCTGATGCGATAAAGCAGACGATCAGTAATCgaaaacagtaacaaaacTCACACACGTCCTCGTGAAATGGTCAAGGTAAGACTAACCGTGACTGACACGGTTGGTGGTCCTTTTTGTAAACGGTAGTTCCATCGGCTGTACCGATTACAATTGTTTGCGAATTGATTGGTTGTTGGTTGTGGGTTTGATTCTCTATTTTCAGGCAATATTGTCGGTGATCGACAATGTATACACAAATTGATCAATTCAATTCGATGGCACATTGCACAGTGAGCTTGTCTGTGGTTTGTTGTCTTTGTAGTCACATGTTTGATATCTGAAACTATAAAAAGtcttaaaataaactttttatgcataaaaatattgcaatgttttgattgtaaaatgtaacaataaatacagaaaatgtaaaataaattttatttaaagcatccaaaacttatcatacacacacatgaaggttgttaaatttattaaaatatgctTATCAAATGTAATTGGTTTgaataaacttttttaaaactgtaaaaaaaccCGACAGTTTATTTTacagttttgaaaataattaaacgcCTGTCGTTATGCAATATGGTGTATGGTATTTTAAAGTCGGCCGTTACAGGGTTCTTCGAATCAGCAAACGAGGTGGGATGAATTGTATTTCCAATTGAATAACTTGCGGTCGAAAATTACAAGCCTTTCTCACCATCTGTGTTCCGCGAAAGGTTTCATACGATGATGATATATCTAATTAAACAAATTCCATCCATTACCATTCCAGTTGCAGCCATTCCGCCAATCGCTTATCTATCGTTGCACAAGTAAACCCACCATTCCTCCACGTTCTATGATAAGTCCTATTTACACTGGGGAAATCATCATATCAGTGTCGATATCAAGCGCAATTGTGTGTGAAATGCGTGCCAAACAATCGCCAATGGTTGGACTCCCACCAACGAGCGCGTCCCAACACGcgagaaatggaaaatggtaacGAACCCGTTTTCTGTCACCCAACTACCGGCTGCATCCACACTGATCGATGGTGGAAAGCTATTTGCTTACCTGATTGCTATGCATGCTCCTCAATTTGATTAGATGATTATATCCTTCCACGTTATTCGTCACCATCCTACCATTTGTCTGTGCAATGCTGCTCCAGCCCGTACCAAATGGTGTGACACCGATAACGGCGCACTAATGAGTGTCGAGGACGGGTGTGCCACAGCCAGTGTCAGTGATAATTTGGCACCCGGAAGTGCTACTTCGGGTATGGTAAAATTGCCTGGAAAGACGGTGCAGCGATAATCGAGAAAATTCTTTCAACTTAATTAAGTGCATCTATGCAGCATGAAGGGTAGAGTGAAAATTACCAACTCTAATCGATCACAGAGTCGGACGAGCAAAAGGTTTGCTAAACTGGAGATCAAATTTATCTGCATTACGATGATCGAATGGTTGATGTTGATTTGTGCCTTTTAGCAGCTGCCCACCAACGCTCGATTGGAACCGGAATCGAAACGGTTGTCTGGCAGTGTTATTTTGTGTAATTTGCTTTTCCATCCTGATGTGTCTCGTACTGGCCGACATCTTTACTAAAGCGGATGAAAAGTAAGTGTATGTGAGAAAAACTGTTTTGTGAAGAGGTAATATAAAGCTTTACAATATAATGAATATACCTGCAGGGATTCGACTAAGCCCTCAATATCCCCAACATCAAAACCTGGGAAAGTGTTTCCTCTTTTGGTAGTGAAGGCTGTCGAAGATGCTGCAAAGTGTAAAATGATAGAATGTATTATCGAGTGTTCCGATGTGGATGTAGTAAATATATCCGTGGAAGTACAAGAACTAGCCCAGGTGAGCTCAAGATCCATGAAGGAACTAAAAGAAAATTGATTGTTGCTACGTTTCCACACAACAGGCCAACTCTTGTCCTTCCTTTGGTTTAAACGTACTGGCCCTGAAGACGTCCGATGATGTCCTGAGAAGAAATTGGTTACAGCTGGATGTGGACCTTGAGGTTACTTCTTTAATGTTGATTAACTCCAATATTGGCACGATAGAGCCGGAATCGTTCGATGTCGGTTCGATGTTTGGCATGACCGTGCTCACACTACAATCGCTCAAGCTTGATCATCTACCAACCGGAATTTTTTTGGGCCTGCAAAGCTTGAAGGAGCTTAACTTGCTAAATCTACCACTACGCCGAATCGATCCGTACGTACTGAGCCCAATGAAGTACTCGCTGACGCGCCTAATCATCGAAAGCAGCCTGGATTCGATTAGTCCCAAAAATTTGACCGGATCCGCAACGCTGCCACGGCTGGAGATCCTATCATTGGAGTACAACCTTTTCGATGACACGCTCCGGGCGGGTACTTTCGCTAATCTGCCTTCACTGACGAGCCTGTACCTGCGCAGTTCACACATAACGTGGCTCGATTTGGGAGTTTTTCATGACATATGCAGCACGGTGAAGCAGATCCATCTGATTGGCAATAAGCTTACCGTTATCGAACCGGGAacgtttgattgtttgcagGGTACCGAGGCGAAGATATATCTGAAAGATAATCCCTGGGTTTGTGACTGTTCACTGCGGTATCTGCAAGAATTGCTGCTCACCTCCAACCTTGTGCTGGATCAACCCGTGTGTGAAGATCCGACGGAGCTTAGGGGTATGCTTGTTCGAAACGTTGATCTCTG
This Anopheles marshallii chromosome 3, idAnoMarsDA_429_01, whole genome shotgun sequence DNA region includes the following protein-coding sequences:
- the LOC128712245 gene encoding troponin C, isoallergen Bla g 6.0101-like; the encoded protein is MEKAELSKDQMKILKDAFDAFDIEKKGSISLEVIGTIMELLGYALSEEELKEVMEDYDEDESGQIEFEEFIELASNYVEPEEDYDVLRAELREVFMLYDKDGTGFIPVNSFKAILRELDGAVPENELDDIVDEIDADGSGTVDFEEFMEVMTGE
- the LOC128713652 gene encoding troponin C, isoallergen Bla g 6.0101-like, which translates into the protein MNKSELSKDQMKILKEAFEAFDIEKKGSISVEVVGTILELLGQTLSEEELTEVMEEYDVDESGQIEFDEFLELASNFVEPEEDYDVLRAELREVFMMYDKNGTGFIPVDIFKKILQELDGAVPENELDDIIDEIDADGSGTVDFEEFMEVMTGE